The following coding sequences are from one Paenibacillus stellifer window:
- a CDS encoding ABC transporter permease, with product MSNWLSLVHNENIKVYSRVRTWIMLVLLVLLAVLMPVLVYTTTDIASRPDRWNVFQITISVLFYLNTIFSVIIASDAVAGEFTWGTIKLLLIRPWSRSKILLSKYTSLILFSLLSTVLLVVVGFAASFLLFKAGGDVDPPVHGWSMWQYMLVDIACRYIELFLTIALAFMVSSVFRASGLAIGLSLFIIFAKDIFNTLFNPETYEWAKYLLFPHMNLSGYMFSNTGPGGVSFGFSIAVLAVYYVVFLALSWLVFSRRDVAG from the coding sequence TTGAGTAATTGGCTGTCGCTCGTACATAACGAAAATATCAAGGTTTACAGCCGGGTTCGTACATGGATCATGCTCGTTCTGCTTGTGCTGCTGGCCGTGCTGATGCCGGTTCTGGTCTATACGACTACCGACATCGCATCCCGGCCGGACCGCTGGAATGTCTTCCAGATTACGATCAGCGTCCTGTTCTACCTTAACACGATTTTCAGCGTCATTATCGCTTCGGATGCGGTGGCCGGCGAATTCACCTGGGGAACGATCAAGCTGCTGCTGATCCGTCCGTGGAGCCGTTCCAAGATTCTGCTCTCCAAGTACACCTCACTCATTCTCTTTAGCCTGCTGTCCACCGTGCTTCTGGTGGTCGTCGGATTCGCAGCCAGCTTCCTTCTCTTTAAAGCCGGCGGGGATGTCGATCCGCCGGTGCACGGATGGAGCATGTGGCAATATATGCTGGTAGATATCGCCTGCCGGTATATCGAGCTGTTTCTGACCATTGCGCTCGCCTTTATGGTATCCAGTGTGTTCCGGGCCAGCGGGCTGGCGATCGGATTGTCGCTGTTCATCATTTTCGCCAAAGATATCTTCAATACGCTGTTCAATCCGGAGACTTACGAATGGGCGAAGTATTTGCTGTTCCCGCATATGAATCTGAGCGGCTATATGTTCTCGAATACAGGGCCGGGCGGCGTATCCTTCGGATTCTCGATCGCCGTGCTTGCCGTATACTACGTCGTCTTCCTGGCGCTGTCCTGGCTGGTATTCAGCCGGAGAGACGTAGCCGGGTGA
- a CDS encoding bactofilin family protein gives MWNKTEKRRGPAASDSLLGAGQTLEGKMLCETNLRIDGEFTGEICSGGTVTIGEKGKVHADITAEEIIIAGHVFGDIRAKRRLILTSTGYLNGTATANRLSIMEGGVLSGLVDMEQPPAPAGTGGAWELRETESDDDGSLERSKAAI, from the coding sequence ATGTGGAATAAGACGGAGAAGCGCCGGGGGCCTGCGGCATCCGATTCGCTGCTGGGCGCGGGACAGACACTTGAAGGCAAAATGCTGTGCGAGACCAATCTGCGGATCGACGGGGAGTTCACCGGTGAAATCTGCAGCGGCGGTACGGTAACGATCGGCGAAAAAGGCAAGGTTCATGCGGACATTACCGCAGAAGAAATCATTATCGCCGGTCATGTCTTTGGAGACATCCGGGCCAAGCGGCGGCTGATCCTTACCTCGACCGGCTACTTGAACGGGACGGCTACGGCCAACCGGCTCTCCATTATGGAGGGCGGCGTGCTCAGCGGATTGGTGGACATGGAACAGCCGCCGGCTCCTGCTGGAACCGGCGGCGCATGGGAATTACGTGAGACGGAGTCTGACGATGATGGAAGCCTTGAGCGAAGCAAGGCCGCTATCTAG
- a CDS encoding peptidoglycan DD-metalloendopeptidase family protein: MKSHSDKITLLVVGDAEHPVRQLQLAKPLAIALPAAAVLSVSSLVTSMYVHSSRSMQELEAEAAALSERNIRLEAQAADRETTLRQVQTEAAKLSQEADTVRERLKSVDALEQKLQDMIKKQGASTGKESSAAKSSKSSATAAAKNETVVRKSVESTKASAYIAPFAAFSRSSGTSGSSVRENPEDNPMETSSALAAAQASSAAQASAAGTGDAVPAGLKPVPKPSAAAGVQQNADDVQNALFVQPSQSVSPSAITIRIGLLETAIDHTPLLRVGGEYVAVHRAPEALAVSETKDELAELGSQLEEMITSLNRTVQEAQEANAARMEQALREQAKAFLWPTSSRTISSSFGYRTDPFKGTAAYHGGIDIAAQTGDFVFAAQAGTVITADQTAARGNYIVIDHGDGIQTWYMHLSAENVSPGDKVAKGQRIGEVGSTGRSTGPHLHFQVVKQDKLVDPLSYVHPE, translated from the coding sequence ATGAAAAGTCACTCGGACAAGATTACCTTGTTGGTCGTCGGGGATGCGGAGCATCCTGTCAGACAGCTTCAGCTCGCCAAGCCTTTGGCCATCGCCCTTCCGGCTGCGGCTGTGCTGTCCGTCTCGAGTCTGGTCACCTCCATGTATGTCCATTCCTCCCGTTCCATGCAGGAGCTGGAAGCGGAGGCCGCCGCTTTGTCGGAACGGAATATACGGCTCGAAGCCCAGGCAGCCGACAGGGAGACTACCCTGAGGCAGGTTCAGACCGAAGCTGCGAAGCTGTCTCAGGAAGCGGATACGGTCAGGGAACGTCTGAAAAGTGTCGACGCGCTGGAGCAGAAGCTTCAGGACATGATCAAGAAGCAGGGAGCAAGTACGGGAAAGGAGTCCTCCGCTGCGAAGAGCTCCAAGAGCTCGGCTACCGCGGCCGCGAAGAATGAGACAGTCGTAAGGAAGAGCGTGGAGTCCACGAAGGCTTCTGCCTATATCGCACCGTTTGCGGCGTTCAGCCGAAGCTCAGGCACTTCGGGCTCCTCCGTTCGAGAAAATCCGGAAGATAATCCGATGGAGACCTCCAGCGCTTTGGCCGCCGCTCAGGCTTCTTCCGCCGCTCAAGCTTCTGCCGCCGGCACAGGAGACGCGGTCCCTGCCGGGCTCAAGCCCGTTCCCAAGCCGTCCGCAGCCGCCGGGGTCCAGCAAAATGCAGATGATGTTCAGAACGCATTATTCGTTCAGCCTTCCCAGTCTGTATCTCCCAGCGCTATCACGATCCGGATCGGCCTTCTGGAGACCGCTATCGATCACACCCCTCTGCTTCGTGTAGGCGGAGAGTACGTTGCCGTTCACAGAGCGCCCGAAGCTCTCGCCGTCAGCGAGACCAAGGACGAGTTGGCCGAGCTCGGCTCTCAACTGGAGGAGATGATCACAAGTCTTAACCGGACCGTACAGGAGGCTCAGGAGGCCAACGCCGCCCGGATGGAGCAGGCGCTTCGCGAGCAGGCGAAGGCTTTCCTCTGGCCGACCTCCTCCCGGACGATCTCCTCCAGCTTCGGCTACCGCACCGATCCGTTCAAAGGAACAGCGGCCTACCACGGCGGAATCGACATCGCAGCACAGACAGGCGATTTCGTATTTGCCGCCCAGGCGGGAACGGTCATAACCGCCGACCAGACCGCCGCGCGGGGCAATTATATTGTTATCGACCATGGAGACGGCATTCAGACCTGGTACATGCACCTCAGCGCTGAGAATGTCTCCCCCGGCGACAAGGTCGCCAAAGGACAGCGCATTGGCGAAGTCGGCAGCACCGGGCGAAGCACCGGGCCCCATCTGCATTTCCAGGTGGTGAAGCAGGACAAATTGGTTGATCCGCTATCGTACGTGCATCCAGAATAA
- the cls gene encoding cardiolipin synthase, with product MIILAVLLAVFIVQGMVILLLEYRHPQKAVAWLSLLFFCPPLVLFLYYALGRDYASRRRIRAAATDNKGVRWECHASEKCRPITDPEETGNPEMYGRNDLLNLLNELSGYPATARNHTEVLIDGEQTYESMLRAMESASEHIHLEVYIFRDDEIGGVFRDCLCRKARQGVKVRLLYDGLGSHALSRRFIASLRGSGVETHAFLPPLLALRTGRFNYRNHRKILIVDGRIGFTGGINIGDDYLGKDPKMGNWRDTQLQVEGDAVFFLQRIFLKDWRLASGERLSHPRHFPAHCCIGEEGVQIIASGPDGDRDSLQAILFAAINAAQRRVWIETPYFIPDPAIRRALKNAVLRGVDVRIIIPAKPDSELVYSASLSYLGDLLEDGVRFYRYRRGFLHAKMWVMDGMLASVGSGNLDLRSFYSNFEVSTVLMNPERIEELADIFQRDLANSDPVDTEWYYSRGKMEHLREEICRIFSPLL from the coding sequence ATGATCATACTGGCCGTTCTATTAGCTGTCTTTATCGTACAAGGCATGGTTATCCTGCTGCTCGAATATCGTCATCCGCAGAAGGCGGTGGCATGGCTGTCTTTACTCTTTTTTTGTCCGCCTCTTGTTCTGTTTCTCTATTATGCATTGGGGAGGGACTATGCGAGCAGGCGCCGCATCCGGGCCGCGGCTACGGATAACAAAGGGGTACGCTGGGAATGCCATGCCTCGGAGAAATGCCGGCCGATTACTGATCCGGAGGAGACTGGCAATCCGGAGATGTATGGACGGAACGATCTCCTGAATCTGCTGAACGAATTATCCGGCTATCCCGCCACGGCGCGCAATCATACTGAAGTTCTGATCGATGGAGAACAAACCTATGAGTCCATGCTGAGAGCAATGGAGTCGGCATCTGAGCATATTCACTTGGAAGTCTATATTTTCCGGGACGATGAGATCGGCGGAGTGTTTCGCGATTGTCTGTGCCGGAAGGCCAGACAAGGGGTGAAGGTCCGTCTGCTATATGACGGTCTGGGCAGCCATGCGCTGAGCCGCCGCTTCATAGCCTCGCTGCGCGGCAGCGGGGTAGAGACGCATGCCTTCCTCCCCCCGCTGCTGGCGCTGCGGACCGGCAGATTCAACTACCGCAATCACCGCAAAATCCTTATCGTCGACGGACGGATCGGCTTTACCGGCGGCATCAATATCGGCGATGATTATTTGGGCAAGGACCCGAAAATGGGAAATTGGCGGGATACGCAGCTTCAGGTGGAGGGTGATGCGGTCTTTTTCCTGCAGCGTATCTTTCTGAAAGACTGGCGGCTCGCTTCAGGCGAGCGCCTGAGCCACCCGCGTCATTTCCCCGCGCACTGCTGCATAGGAGAAGAAGGGGTGCAGATCATCGCCAGCGGACCGGACGGCGACCGCGACTCTTTGCAGGCGATACTGTTCGCGGCCATTAATGCCGCGCAGCGGCGGGTCTGGATCGAAACGCCGTATTTTATTCCGGACCCGGCCATTCGCCGCGCCTTGAAGAACGCCGTGCTGCGCGGTGTCGATGTGCGGATCATCATTCCGGCCAAACCTGACAGCGAGCTTGTATACAGCGCATCTCTCTCTTATCTCGGTGATCTGCTGGAGGACGGAGTCCGGTTCTATCGGTACCGCCGCGGCTTCCTTCATGCCAAGATGTGGGTTATGGATGGAATGCTCGCCTCGGTCGGCTCCGGCAATCTCGATTTACGAAGCTTCTATTCCAATTTCGAGGTATCCACCGTGCTGATGAATCCGGAACGGATCGAAGAGCTGGCGGACATCTTCCAAAGGGATCTTGCGAACAGCGATCCGGTCGATACGGAGTGGTACTATTCCAGAGGCAAAATGGAACACTTGAGGGAGGAAATTTGCCGTATTTTCTCTCCATTATTGTAG
- a CDS encoding YitT family protein, protein MARLAQRTIMMIVGAGMMAVALEIFLVPNQMVDGGITGISIMLSHIFHIPLGILLTLLNLPFLIIGYKQIGKTFALSTLFAVVIMSIGTQLLHPVPSITGEPLLAAVFGGVILGVGVGLVVRYGGSLDGTEIVAILVTKRMPFSVGEVVMFFNLFILSSAGFVFGWNNAMFSLIAYYIAFKVIDVTLEGLDQSKSVWIISEKYRDIGEALTERLGRGVTYLEGEGGFSGENKKVIFVVITRLEEAKMKAIVEDWDSDAFIAVGNIHDVKGGRFKKKAIH, encoded by the coding sequence ATGGCAAGACTGGCTCAGCGCACGATCATGATGATCGTAGGGGCCGGCATGATGGCCGTAGCGCTTGAGATTTTTCTCGTTCCTAACCAGATGGTCGACGGCGGCATTACGGGCATTTCCATTATGCTGTCGCATATCTTTCATATCCCCCTCGGTATTTTGCTGACTCTTCTCAATCTTCCTTTTCTCATTATTGGCTACAAACAGATCGGTAAAACCTTTGCGCTGTCCACACTGTTCGCGGTCGTCATCATGTCGATCGGGACTCAGTTATTGCATCCCGTTCCTTCCATTACTGGAGAGCCGCTGCTGGCAGCCGTGTTCGGGGGCGTCATTCTGGGCGTCGGCGTGGGATTGGTCGTACGGTATGGCGGTTCTCTGGACGGTACCGAGATTGTTGCGATTCTAGTCACCAAGAGAATGCCGTTCTCGGTCGGAGAAGTGGTCATGTTCTTCAATCTGTTCATCCTGTCCAGCGCAGGCTTTGTATTCGGCTGGAACAACGCCATGTTCTCGCTGATTGCGTATTATATCGCCTTTAAAGTAATCGACGTGACGCTCGAAGGTCTGGACCAATCGAAATCGGTCTGGATTATCAGCGAGAAGTACCGCGATATCGGTGAAGCGCTGACAGAGCGTCTGGGACGCGGCGTGACATATCTGGAAGGAGAAGGCGGCTTCTCCGGCGAGAACAAGAAGGTTATCTTCGTGGTCATCACCCGTCTGGAGGAAGCCAAGATGAAGGCGATTGTCGAGGATTGGGATTCGGACGCCTTTATCGCCGTCGGCAACATTCACGATGTGAAGGGCGGACGGTTCAAGAAGAAGGCCATCCACTAA
- the ligD gene encoding non-homologous end-joining DNA ligase has product MPTVKGSITIEGEVVPITNPDKPLWPQQGITKMIYLEKLAALAPYLLRYLKGRLLTVIRYPHGVEGMSFYQKNAPDPLPPYIHTTMHEGINYITLDGLPGLLWLGNSAALEFHPSLHAAGSTLPCEWMIDLDPSLDEEPRIMEAAALVGDVLKSLGIESVPKTSGATGVQIIVPIKPGVTFDELRKLGLFVGRYVTEQHPSLFTLERLKKHRGDKIYFDYLQHYGGKTLAAPYTPRARPLATVSTPLTWEEVRSGASPEQFHLLNITDRLSQTGDLIALLPPQPVERVIKALP; this is encoded by the coding sequence ATGCCTACGGTGAAGGGTTCCATCACAATCGAGGGGGAGGTCGTCCCCATTACGAATCCCGACAAACCGCTGTGGCCGCAGCAGGGAATCACCAAGATGATCTATCTGGAGAAGCTGGCGGCTCTGGCTCCTTACTTGCTGCGCTATCTGAAGGGCCGGCTGCTGACCGTCATCCGTTACCCGCATGGAGTTGAGGGCATGTCTTTTTATCAAAAGAACGCGCCTGACCCCCTCCCTCCCTACATCCATACCACCATGCACGAGGGGATCAACTATATCACACTTGACGGACTCCCCGGCTTGCTGTGGCTCGGCAATTCCGCTGCCCTCGAATTTCATCCCTCACTGCATGCCGCAGGCAGCACGCTGCCCTGCGAATGGATGATCGATCTCGATCCTTCGCTTGATGAAGAGCCCCGGATCATGGAAGCGGCTGCCCTTGTCGGCGATGTTCTCAAGTCCTTAGGGATCGAGTCGGTCCCGAAGACCTCGGGTGCGACGGGCGTGCAGATCATCGTTCCCATCAAGCCTGGCGTCACGTTCGATGAGCTGCGGAAGCTGGGGCTGTTCGTCGGACGCTATGTGACGGAGCAGCATCCCTCCCTGTTCACTCTGGAGCGGCTGAAGAAGCATCGCGGGGATAAAATCTACTTCGACTATCTCCAGCATTACGGAGGCAAAACACTTGCCGCCCCTTATACGCCCCGCGCGCGCCCGCTGGCGACGGTATCGACTCCGCTGACCTGGGAAGAAGTGCGCAGCGGGGCTTCGCCGGAGCAGTTCCATCTGCTCAATATCACGGACCGGCTCAGCCAGACCGGCGACCTGATCGCCCTGCTGCCTCCGCAGCCGGTGGAGCGGGTAATCAAGGCGCTGCCTTGA